A window of the Trichoderma asperellum chromosome 4, complete sequence genome harbors these coding sequences:
- a CDS encoding uncharacterized protein (EggNog:ENOG41~TransMembrane:1 (o79-98i)) has protein sequence MAFSQKYSKLKGGHGFQEGEDVDLEDNASDLTKFSSTVETLDKAELLPYRDDTSESASCSPAQQLRGNRFNMPSIFWTWLRWAVIVILQTTLIIMIFLKHDNNRQPTNDLQQISGSDQFIETGGDINGLYKALSHTYTLLKPEEDKYVPNMTSNDNRMEIRKNWDMLMPLGSGSVLIPDYLDHPLLGKPITDDPIRSGPLFEASWTHALHCLYYSVDSYHQLILNGPSEDDNPKHAAHCFEYLRNSILCNLDMTLEGSMSTPDDKERGQPHVCRNRQEAISWIEARRMDDAQDIVGP, from the exons ATGGCATTCTCTCAAAAATACTCAAAACTCAAAGGAGGCCACGGTTTTCAAGAGGGTGAAGATGTTGACTTGGAAGATAATGCATCTGACTTAACTAAATTTTCCTCGACCGTTGAAACGTTGGACAAAGCAGAGCTTCTGCCTTATCGAGATGATACAAGTGAATCGGCATCATGTTCTCCAGCACAGCAACTGAGAGGGAACCGATTCAATATGCCCTCCATTTTTTGGACATGGCTACGATGGGCAGTGATTGTTATATTACAGACTACTCTTATTATAATGATCTTCTTAAAACACGACAACAACAGACAGCCAACCAACGATCTTCAACAGATTAGCGGTAGCGATCAATTCATTGAGACAGGCGGCGACATTAATGGACTCTACAAGGCTT TATCGCACACGTACACATTGCTTAAGCCCGAAGAAGACAAATATGTTCCTAACATGACATCTAATGATAATCGAATGGAGATCCGAAAAAACTGGGATATGTTAATGCCGC TTGGAAGTGGAAGTGTTTTAATTCCTGATTATTTGGATCACCCTTTGCTTGGAAAACCTATTACCGACGACCCCATTCGTTCAGGACCGTTGTTTGAGGCGTCATGGACACATGCACTACACTGC TTATACTACAGTGTAGACAGTTATCACCAATTGATACTTAATGGACCCAGTGAAGACGACAACCCAAAGCATGCAGCCCATTGTTTCGAGTATCTTCGGAACAGCATTCTCTGCAACCTTGACATGACTCTAGAGGGATCTATGTCAACGCCAGATGATAAAGAAAGAGGACAACCTCATGTTTGCCGCAATCGACAAGAAGCTATCTCTTGGATTGAAGCTCGAAGAATGGACGATGCACAAGATATTGTTGGCCCTTAA